CATCCGTCTCCGAAGGCGCGACACCCGGCAGCCCAGCCAACACCGAACTGACCCACCGCTTCACCGGTCAAGAGCTCGACCCAGAAAGCGGTCTCTATTACTACGGCGGCCGCTATTACGATGCGGAGCTCGGCCGCTTCATCAGCCCCGACCCGTTTGTTCAGGACCCCGAAGACCCGCAGAATCTGAACCGGTACAGCTATGTTCTGAACAACCCGCAGAGTTACATCGATCCGAGCGGGTACGCTTCGGTTTCCCTCACGAAAATTCTTAACATCATTCGTTTTGCTACCGCAGTCATTGGCGGAATCGCGGGGATGGTGGAAGCTAACATGCTAGAATTTCAGACACATAACCAGGCGCTTCTTGATTTCAACAACCAAATGATTCAAAAGAATGCCGCCGAATTGGCGTATTTGAGGTGTGACGTAGATTGTGGTGCGCTGTTTACAGAATTTAGTAATCTTCCAGCGCCACAGATGCCGTCCGCAGGTTTTGGTGCAGGCGTCGGAGGTGGATCGAGTTTTCACGGTACAGCACTGTATACGGCGTACGCGTTAGAATACGGATCTGGTGTGCCCTCGGCAAGAACTCAGGAGTTCATTCGTGGCGTACAAAGTGGCAATATCCCAGTAACAAGCTCGGCTGGCGCCGTCGCCAAGACAGCAGGACATCACCAAGCAAACGTAACACTTAGAAATGCAGAAGGTAGGGTAATACATCGTGGTAGGGTGGTCAGCGGAAACATGACGGATGAGGAGAAAGCCCTTGGTTTTCCAAAGAACACGTTAGCGTCTCACACTGAAGCGCGTGCCATCCGCAATACACCCTTAAGGCCAGGCGAGTCGTTAACAATAACTGGTCAAAAGCCGCCGTGTCCCGTTTGCAAAGGAACTATGAATAAGGCTGCGAAAGAATCAGGGGCTGTGATAAGGTATCAATGGCGTGAGGGTGGCCAAACACATAGGTGGTATGCAGGAGAATAACGTGTAAGGGAGAAGCCATGGATTTTATTGCAAACGTAGCAAATTTTTCTGTGGACGATTCTGCATTAACCGTAGCCTTCGCCGACGATCGAGAAGATCCCCAAGATTATGTAATCCTATCTGTAGCGGCGCAGGAAAGTGAACAGGACCGAAAACTTGGTTTAGAAGGGGTTTACCTTGAGTTGTGTGCCGAGGGTCGGGGTGGGTATAAACTAATAGAGTCAATAATAACAGAAAACAACAAGGTGCAGATTCAGTTAGATCCCAGCCTTGCAAAGAAGAATGATTTGCCCTTGGAAATTCTGATTACTGTCAAACCTGCAATTACCACAGAAGTTTACGCGGGGATTTCAGAAATCGTTAGGCGCTTGCGTTGAATAATAGTCAAGGGACGCATTTAGGAACGCGGCCCCCAGATGTGTAAACAGTGCGTAGTTGATATAATTGATCAAAATCGATAGCCAGCCTGGGACACTGGGGAGCCATAAGGGGAGCCCTCAGTGTCAGGGTTGAATATATTATTTTATCGGATTTTAAGATCGTCTTACCGATGACACAGGATCCAATTTAGGTGTTTCCTAGCTCGATGAACTCCACCCTGACTCAAAAGTGCGACGCAGTTGAGTGAAATGACTGAGTAACTAAAACCGCGCGCGTCTATTTATACCTGCTTCGCCGATTGCTCTTGCCATTGCTCGATTCGAGGTTTCGAGAATTCCTGAAACGTCGAATCGAAAAGAGAGACACTTCAAAGATCGGGTGCGTATCTGCAATTCAATTCGAGGGTGCAGGAAAATAGGGTCAGCATGAATGAGTGAATGGCGACCACGCTGCATTTATCTGCCGGGCTGGCGACGATTCATTAACGTTACGCGGATGTCGGCGGTCTTCCAGAAACCCAAGGCTTTGTCCGCGTAAGCTCCGTTGTCTTCAGTGCACCCTTCGTTGATCAGATAAATTGGCTTGGGCAGTGCAATCGGTGGCCGTTCAAGGTTCAGGGCACGCCATTGTCCCGTGACGATGTCTCGATTGCGGGTCCGGTCGGTAAACGTGGTCGCGGCGACGTATTGAAACTCACCGGCGCAGAGATTTTCCAAGGCACGGAAAACATCGGCGAAAGAAAAATGCACCAGGCAATCGCGGCAGAGCAGCAGATCTGCTTGTGGCAACGGGTCCTTGGTTAGATCCAAGCGTACGAATCGACGTCCCGCGCTGCCGTACGAACGGGTATTCGCCGCGACGATCGCTTCGACAATATCCGCGCCGGTATAGTCGATGTTCGACCGATCGAGTTCTTTCATCCAGGAAAATTCACCGCAGGGAATGTCTAGTATCGACGAGATCGCGAAGCCTCTCAGAAACAGCGGTAACTGCTGTACCAAAGTCCGGGTTTGAGCGACGTCCGACCCGGTTCCTGACGCCGAGAATGCTCCGCCCCACGCCTTGGTCTCGTAAATCTGGGTGATGACCTGGTCGATGTCCTTGGACATCAGCTGGTAGCCGCGCAGCGTGCTCAATGCGGCCGATAGGACAGGAATCTTCTTGGCGATGGCTTTAAGAGTTGGCACGTCAAAGTGTCTTTGCGCAACTCATGGCGCGACTTATCTGCCGCCTTGGCTCTGCCGAGAGAGGACGAAGTTCACCATCTTCATGCTCATCACCACGTCTTTTTTCTGATTGAGCACTTCGATAGATGTGCGCACGATGCCGCGGTCGGGGCGCGACTCGGAGCGGCGCGCTTCCAAGACGGTCGCGCGCACCGACAGCACGTCGCCGGGGAAGACCGGTTTGGGCCAACGCAGCTCGTCGCCGCCCGGCGAGCCCAAGTTGGCGACGCTCGACAAATAATTCTCCACGTAAACCCGCATCATCAGCGCCGCGGTGTGCCAGCCGCTGGCGATGACGCCGCCGTAGAGGCTGTGCTTCGCCGCTTCTTTGTCGGTGTGATAGGAGAGCGGCACATAGCGCTCGCCGAAGTCGATGACTTCTTGTTCATCGACGGCGATGGCGCCGAATTCATGCACCGCGCCGGGAATGTAGTCTTCAAAGTAGCGGTCGTCGGGGGTTGTGGTGAAGGATGAACTGCTCATATTACGCAACCGCACTATTCTACTCGGTCGCGCCAGTAACCAGGTCTGCGGCTCTGGTGTGCAAACGCGACAATCCAAATATCTTCTTGTTCGATGAAAATAATAGAATAAGGAAAGCGTTTGACGAAAACCTGACGCGCGCCGAGCGATAGCGGAACAGTTAAAACCGGTGCTGCCGCTTGCGGAGCCTCGATAAGGCGCTCCATGGCGTCAGCGATGGCACTGCGGGATTCCTGGCCCAGACCCGTGCGTTGACGTTCGTACCAGCGTGCGGCAGCAATCAGCTCGTCCTCGGCTTCGGTAAGGACGACGACTTGTCTGCTCATTCGCCCGGCCGGTCAAGACGTTTTCGGACCTCCGACCATGGGCGTCCCTTTGCAGATCCTGATCGTATGCGTGCGATACGTTGCTCGATTTCGGCATTCCAGGCCGCTTCTACTTCCTGTTCAGGCTCGCCATCGAGGCTCCGAATAAGCGCGGTTGCGATCTCCGCGCGCTCGACTATGGGAAGCTGCATTACTTTAGATAGAATATCTTCTGCTGTCTTACTCATATCGCGATGTTATCGCCATGCAGGTTAGCTGTCCAGAGATCTGACACGTCTTACGTTGACACTCTTGTGGCCTCCCGAGCCCTGGTGATTCTTGCGACTTTGTTTCGGATGTCCTCTGCATGCAAAATATCGCTGATGATCGCCGCTGAATCGGCGCCCGCCTGCCAGACTTGGCTGACGTTGGTTTCGTTGATGCCGCCGATGGCGACGATGGGCAGGTTCACAGCGGCGCGAATTGCTTTGAGCATGGCCAAGCCGCGCGCCGGGTAGCCGGTGTCTTTGGTCTGCGTGCCAAACATCGGGCCGAAGCCGATGTAGTCGGCGCCGTTGTGTTCGGCCTCTTTGGCTTGCGCCAAATCGTGGGTTGAAATGCCGATGATCTTATTCGGGATGAGCTTGCGCGCGGCGTGCAGTGGCAGGTCTTCTTGGCCCAAGTGAACGCCGTCCGCTCCGCACGCAATGGCGATATCGGTTCGATCGTTCATGATAAAAGTGGATCGATAACGTTGGGTGGCCTCGCGAACCATCTTGGCCAACCCAAGAACCTCACGCGGCGGCATCGCTTTGGCGCGCAGTTGGACGATCTTGGCGCCGCCTTCGAGCAATTCCGCCAGGACCTCTTGCGGCGCGCGGCTTTTGATTTGCTCGGGGTCGAGCATGGCGTAGAGCGGCGGGAGAACCAGAGGCATGTTACGTGCTCTCTTTTTTGAGCTCGATGTGGAGATCGCTGATCTTCTTGCGCAGGGTGTTGCGGTTGATGCCGAGAATCTCCGCGGCTTTGATCTGGTTGCCTTTGGTTTTTTTGAGCGTCAGCGCGATCAGCGGCCGCTCGATTCTTTCGATCACGAGGGAATAGAGGTTGTCGACGTCAACGCCTTCAGTGCGGCGGAAGTAATCTTCGAGCTTGTGGTTGATGATTTCTTCGAGGGAAAGCTGATCGATTTCCAACGTGGCCAGCGGCGCTTTGCTTTGCAACGTAAAGTCTTTTGGGAACAAGATCGGGCTCGACGACAGCACGGCGGCGCGAATCAAAGTGTTTTCAAGCTCGCGCACGTTGCCCGGCCAGGAATGCTCGTCGAGTAGCTTTTGCGCCTCCAGTGATACGCCGGAAATTTGCAGGCCCATCTCGCGGGCGATCTTATCGATGAAGTAGCCCACCAGCTGCTGGATATCGCTGCGCCGCTCGCGCAACGGCGGCAAGTAGATCGGAATGACTTTCAGGCGAAAATAGAGATCTTCGCGAAGGCGCTTTTCGCGCACGGCTTTTTCGAGGTCCTGATTGGTCGCGGCCAAAATCCGCACGTCGGCTTTGTGGACTTCGCGGCCGCCAATGCGGCTAAATTCATGATCCTGCAGGACGCGCAAAAGTTTGGTTTGCAGTTCGA
This region of Deltaproteobacteria bacterium genomic DNA includes:
- a CDS encoding class I SAM-dependent methyltransferase — translated: MPTLKAIAKKIPVLSAALSTLRGYQLMSKDIDQVITQIYETKAWGGAFSASGTGSDVAQTRTLVQQLPLFLRGFAISSILDIPCGEFSWMKELDRSNIDYTGADIVEAIVAANTRSYGSAGRRFVRLDLTKDPLPQADLLLCRDCLVHFSFADVFRALENLCAGEFQYVAATTFTDRTRNRDIVTGQWRALNLERPPIALPKPIYLINEGCTEDNGAYADKALGFWKTADIRVTLMNRRQPGR
- a CDS encoding MaoC family dehydratase — encoded protein: MSSSSFTTTPDDRYFEDYIPGAVHEFGAIAVDEQEVIDFGERYVPLSYHTDKEAAKHSLYGGVIASGWHTAALMMRVYVENYLSSVANLGSPGGDELRWPKPVFPGDVLSVRATVLEARRSESRPDRGIVRTSIEVLNQKKDVVMSMKMVNFVLSRQSQGGR
- a CDS encoding addiction module protein; this encodes MSKTAEDILSKVMQLPIVERAEIATALIRSLDGEPEQEVEAAWNAEIEQRIARIRSGSAKGRPWSEVRKRLDRPGE
- the thiE gene encoding thiamine phosphate synthase, which codes for MPLVLPPLYAMLDPEQIKSRAPQEVLAELLEGGAKIVQLRAKAMPPREVLGLAKMVREATQRYRSTFIMNDRTDIAIACGADGVHLGQEDLPLHAARKLIPNKIIGISTHDLAQAKEAEHNGADYIGFGPMFGTQTKDTGYPARGLAMLKAIRAAVNLPIVAIGGINETNVSQVWQAGADSAAIISDILHAEDIRNKVARITRAREATRVST